A window of the Candidatus Eisenbacteria bacterium genome harbors these coding sequences:
- a CDS encoding succinate dehydrogenase/fumarate reductase iron-sulfur subunit, with translation MSGEHPTPSEAVLRVQRGDATESKLVEYRVPVEPGMVVLDAIHWIQAHRAPDLAVRWNCKAAKCGSCSAEVNGRPALMCKSRMDHFKPDAPIEVRPMKTFPIIKDLVTDVSWNYEVNKRIAPFQPRAGAEWRWKQSDVDRAQEFRKCIECFLCQDVCHVLRQHEMKHQFAGPRFFVRIAGLEMHPIDAGDRIGHLRDHAGLGLCNITKCCSDVCPEGIHITDNAIIPLKERVVDRHYDPLRWVWDRIRGVPAAGA, from the coding sequence ATGAGCGGTGAGCATCCGACGCCCTCCGAAGCAGTCCTGAGAGTCCAGCGTGGCGACGCGACCGAATCGAAGCTGGTCGAGTATCGCGTTCCGGTCGAGCCCGGCATGGTCGTGCTCGACGCGATTCACTGGATTCAGGCGCACCGCGCTCCCGATCTGGCGGTGCGATGGAACTGCAAGGCTGCGAAGTGTGGCTCCTGCAGCGCCGAGGTGAACGGCAGGCCGGCGCTGATGTGCAAGAGCCGCATGGACCACTTCAAGCCGGATGCGCCGATCGAAGTGCGACCCATGAAGACGTTTCCGATCATCAAGGATCTGGTCACGGACGTGTCGTGGAACTACGAGGTCAACAAGCGCATTGCGCCGTTTCAGCCGCGCGCCGGCGCCGAGTGGCGCTGGAAGCAGTCGGACGTCGACCGGGCGCAGGAGTTCCGCAAGTGCATCGAGTGCTTCCTGTGCCAGGACGTGTGTCACGTCCTGCGGCAGCACGAGATGAAGCACCAGTTCGCGGGTCCGCGCTTCTTCGTCCGCATCGCGGGACTCGAGATGCATCCGATCGACGCGGGCGACCGCATCGGCCATCTGCGCGACCACGCCGGGCTGGGACTGTGCAACATCACCAAGTGCTGTTCGGACGTGTGTCCCGAGGGGATCCACATCACCGACAATGCGATCATTCCGCTCAAGGAGCGTGTGGTGGATCGCCACTATGATCCGCTTCGCTGGGTGTGGGATCGCATCCGCGGCGTTCCGGCCGCAGGAGCCTGA
- a CDS encoding KpsF/GutQ family sugar-phosphate isomerase, translated as MLELAREVVRIESAAVAGLEARLGDEFLAAVELLASCQGKVIVSGVGKSGLMSHKLAATLTSTGTPAVFLHPTDALHGDAGLFMRGDAALFLSKSGASEELLALLPYLERHDIPLVSIVTEPRSALAKRSRVALVTGPVREACPMDLTPTTSITLAQVMGDCLAVALLERRGFKPEDFRFLHPGGVIGRAAARRVSELMHGGDELPKVAESAGLRDVMLEIMDKRLGVSTVLDSSGRLAGLVSDGDFKRILVQHRDPWGLRAIDVMTRTPSTIAPEALVAAAVRAMEERPQGPITALVVVDEERRPVGVLHLHDCLRAGA; from the coding sequence CTGCTCGAGCTGGCGCGCGAAGTGGTGCGGATCGAGTCCGCCGCGGTCGCGGGGCTCGAGGCGCGGCTCGGCGACGAGTTCCTGGCCGCCGTCGAGCTGCTCGCGAGTTGTCAGGGCAAGGTGATCGTCTCGGGAGTCGGCAAGTCGGGGCTGATGTCGCACAAGCTCGCGGCAACCTTGACCAGCACCGGCACACCCGCCGTTTTCCTGCATCCCACCGACGCGTTGCACGGCGACGCCGGACTCTTCATGCGCGGCGATGCGGCATTGTTCCTCTCGAAGAGCGGGGCGAGCGAGGAGTTGTTGGCGCTGTTGCCCTATCTCGAGCGTCACGACATTCCGCTCGTCAGCATCGTGACGGAGCCGCGCTCGGCGCTCGCGAAACGCAGCCGCGTGGCGCTCGTGACCGGGCCGGTGCGCGAGGCGTGTCCGATGGACCTGACGCCCACCACCAGCATCACGCTCGCTCAGGTGATGGGCGACTGCCTCGCGGTCGCGCTGCTCGAGCGCCGGGGCTTCAAGCCCGAGGACTTCCGCTTCCTGCATCCGGGCGGCGTGATCGGTCGCGCGGCCGCACGTCGAGTGAGCGAGCTGATGCACGGGGGCGACGAGCTGCCGAAGGTCGCCGAGTCGGCGGGCCTTCGAGACGTGATGCTCGAGATCATGGACAAGCGTCTCGGCGTCTCGACGGTGCTCGACTCCTCCGGCCGGCTGGCGGGGCTCGTGAGCGACGGCGACTTCAAGCGCATCCTGGTGCAGCACCGCGATCCGTGGGGGCTGCGTGCGATCGACGTCATGACGCGCACCCCGAGCACCATCGCGCCGGAGGCCCTGGTGGCCGCCGCGGTCCGCGCCATGGAGGAACGTCCGCAGGGCCCGATCACCGCGCTGGTGGTCGTCGACGAGGAGCGTCGTCCGGTCGGCGTGCTGCACCTGCACGACTGCCTGCGAGCCGGCGCCTAG
- the lptB gene encoding LPS export ABC transporter ATP-binding protein, whose translation MSAGPAIAPSSADAPVRAPLGSGLVAENLERYYGKWRVVDDVSIHVRPGEVVGLLGPNGAGKTTSFYMIVGLLRPTRGRILLDDRDITDAPVYQRARMGLGYLAQEPSIFRRLSVRDNVLAVLETMKMSRADREARLATLLDDLNLTHLSDRHAHKLSGGERRRVEITRALARQPQFMLLDEPFVGIDPIAVAEIQDVVKRLRERGLGVLITDHNVRETLRITDRAYIMYEGRILLQGSAEELANDPRARQIYLGERFSL comes from the coding sequence ATGAGCGCGGGACCCGCGATCGCGCCGTCGTCAGCCGACGCACCCGTCCGCGCGCCGCTCGGCAGCGGTCTGGTGGCCGAGAATCTCGAGCGCTACTACGGCAAGTGGCGGGTGGTGGACGACGTGTCGATCCACGTGCGACCCGGTGAGGTGGTCGGGCTGCTGGGGCCGAACGGCGCCGGCAAGACGACCTCGTTCTACATGATCGTCGGATTGTTGCGACCGACGCGCGGTCGCATCCTGCTCGACGATCGCGACATCACCGACGCACCGGTCTACCAGCGCGCCCGCATGGGGCTCGGCTACCTGGCGCAGGAGCCCAGCATCTTTCGGCGGCTGAGCGTGCGCGACAACGTGCTCGCGGTGCTCGAGACCATGAAGATGAGCCGCGCGGACCGCGAGGCGCGCCTCGCGACGCTCCTCGACGACCTCAATCTGACGCACCTGTCCGACCGGCATGCTCACAAGTTGTCGGGAGGCGAGCGGCGCCGCGTCGAGATCACACGCGCGCTGGCCCGCCAGCCGCAGTTCATGCTGCTCGACGAACCATTCGTCGGCATCGATCCGATCGCGGTGGCCGAGATCCAGGACGTCGTCAAGCGGTTACGCGAGCGCGGACTCGGGGTACTGATCACCGATCACAACGTGCGCGAGACGCTGCGCATCACCGATCGCGCCTACATCATGTACGAGGGTCGCATCCTGCTGCAGGGATCGGCCGAAGAGCTTGCGAACGATCCACGGGCTCGTCAGATCTACCTCGGCGAGCGGTTCTCGCTGTGA
- the rpoN gene encoding RNA polymerase factor sigma-54, with protein MKHSLQLSQRPALIMTQRLQQALKLLQVPTLELQQILKQEIMQNPMLEEVDEVTESEDNAAEDSNDEKDNEEAGDPNEEDQVDWTEYMQDGSFDRTYVPPSESNPEFLEKVQVTRTSLAESLLEQLSFLSLKPEQILIAEFIVGSLDDRGYLMAIPEDIATATGRTVVEVESVLQVIQALEPAGVGARDLRECLLIQLETRSDKGTLTWQLIHDQFDNLVNRRFPEISRQLKVSVEEVQTAADAVATLNPRPGLQVSDDDPRYVVPDLLVERVDEEYVVLLNDRNVPRLRISSAYESVLRDKKSAPRDSEGAKTREYIQTKLNSARWLIQTIEQRRRTMIKVMNCIIREQREFFDKGIAFLRPLTLQQVARQIDMHESTVSRVCSGKYVQTPRGVFELKFFFSSGLETEDGEDVSARTAKDIIKTLIDEEDKKDPLSDQRIAELLHEKGLKIARRTVAKYREQLSILPARFRRRVA; from the coding sequence ATGAAGCACTCCCTCCAGTTGTCGCAACGGCCGGCGCTGATCATGACCCAGCGCCTGCAGCAGGCGCTCAAGCTCCTGCAGGTGCCGACTCTGGAGCTCCAGCAGATCCTCAAGCAGGAAATCATGCAGAACCCCATGCTCGAAGAGGTCGACGAAGTGACCGAGAGCGAGGACAACGCAGCCGAAGATTCGAACGACGAGAAGGACAACGAGGAAGCCGGCGATCCGAACGAGGAAGACCAGGTCGACTGGACGGAATACATGCAGGACGGCTCGTTCGACCGCACCTACGTGCCGCCGTCCGAGTCGAATCCGGAGTTTCTCGAGAAGGTTCAGGTCACCCGGACCTCGCTGGCCGAGAGCCTGCTCGAGCAGTTGAGCTTCCTGAGCCTCAAGCCCGAACAGATCCTGATCGCCGAATTCATCGTCGGCTCGCTCGACGACCGTGGCTATCTCATGGCGATCCCCGAAGACATTGCGACCGCGACCGGCCGCACCGTCGTCGAAGTCGAATCGGTCCTCCAGGTGATCCAGGCGCTGGAGCCCGCCGGGGTGGGGGCGCGCGACCTGCGCGAGTGCCTGCTGATCCAGCTCGAGACGCGCAGCGACAAGGGCACGCTGACCTGGCAGCTCATCCACGACCAGTTCGACAACCTCGTGAACCGCCGGTTTCCCGAGATCTCACGCCAGCTCAAGGTGTCGGTCGAGGAGGTGCAGACGGCGGCCGACGCGGTGGCGACCCTCAATCCGCGTCCGGGCCTCCAGGTTTCGGATGACGATCCGCGCTACGTGGTGCCGGACCTGCTGGTCGAGCGTGTCGACGAGGAATACGTGGTGCTGCTCAACGACCGCAACGTCCCGCGCCTTCGGATCTCCTCCGCCTACGAGAGTGTGCTGCGCGACAAGAAGTCCGCGCCGCGTGATTCGGAGGGCGCCAAGACCCGCGAGTACATTCAGACCAAGCTCAATTCCGCGCGGTGGCTGATCCAGACCATCGAACAGCGCCGTCGCACCATGATCAAAGTGATGAACTGCATCATCCGCGAGCAGCGCGAGTTCTTCGACAAGGGCATCGCGTTCCTGCGTCCGCTCACGCTGCAGCAGGTGGCGCGCCAGATCGACATGCACGAGTCCACCGTGAGCCGGGTGTGCAGCGGCAAGTACGTGCAGACGCCCCGCGGCGTCTTCGAGTTGAAGTTCTTCTTCTCGAGTGGCCTCGAAACCGAGGACGGAGAAGATGTCTCGGCGCGAACCGCCAAGGACATCATCAAGACGCTCATCGACGAGGAGGACAAGAAGGACCCGCTTTCCGATCAGCGCATCGCCGAGCTGCTGCACGAGAAAGGGCTCAAGATCGCGCGTCGGACCGTGGCCAAGTACCGTGAGCAGCTGAGCATCCTGCCGGCGCGTTTTCGGCGCCGCGTGGCCTGA
- a CDS encoding fumarate reductase/succinate dehydrogenase flavoprotein subunit: MEKYETREHDVLVVGAGGAGLRAAIEASAQGASVGLVTKSLLGKAHTVMAEGGIAAALGHVDTQDGWETHFQDTMKGGSFLNHWRMAQIHAQEAPDRVRELEQWGALFDRTPDGRILQRAFGGHKWKRLAHVGDRTGLEMIRTLQDRGVHQGLEVYMECTLTKLFVVGGRIAGALGYWRESGRFVVFRAKSIVLATGGIGKSYSITSNSWEYTGDGQALAYEAGAELIDMEFVQFHPTGMVWPPGVQGILVTEGVRGEGGILRNSAGERFMWKYLPENRRHEYAESEDEARRWLEASVAGKQTDARRPPELSTRDNVARAIYTENREGRGTPHGGAFLDISYLPAERVKRKLPSMYHQFLELADVDITKQAMEVGPTTHYMMGGIRVDPDTAASNVPGLYAAGEAAAGLHGANRLGGNSLSDLLVFGRRAGAAAAAYATSITATLHIADDEIEAETRDLLAPFGRSGGESPFEVHRALQVLMQAQVGIFRTASDLEAAVEALAGLNARAARVAVEGSRLFNPGWHLVRDLRNMLMVSEAIARSAALRRESRGAHSRLDYPNLDPASSEFNTCIVREHGAMKLTTLPLAPMPADLKALFEAKSPVAQS; this comes from the coding sequence ATGGAGAAGTACGAGACTCGAGAACACGACGTGCTGGTGGTGGGTGCGGGCGGTGCAGGATTGCGCGCTGCGATCGAGGCCTCGGCGCAGGGCGCTTCGGTCGGCCTCGTGACCAAGTCGCTGCTCGGCAAGGCCCACACCGTGATGGCGGAGGGCGGCATCGCGGCGGCCCTCGGACACGTCGACACCCAGGACGGGTGGGAGACTCACTTCCAGGACACCATGAAGGGCGGCTCGTTCCTCAATCACTGGCGCATGGCGCAGATCCATGCGCAGGAGGCCCCCGATCGCGTTCGGGAGCTCGAGCAGTGGGGTGCTCTGTTCGACCGCACTCCCGACGGGCGCATCCTTCAGCGCGCGTTCGGCGGGCACAAGTGGAAGCGCCTCGCGCACGTCGGCGACCGCACCGGACTCGAGATGATCCGCACGCTACAGGACCGCGGCGTGCATCAGGGACTCGAGGTCTACATGGAGTGCACGCTCACGAAGCTGTTCGTCGTCGGTGGTCGCATCGCCGGGGCACTCGGCTACTGGCGCGAGAGCGGACGCTTCGTGGTGTTCCGGGCCAAGTCGATCGTGCTGGCGACCGGTGGGATCGGGAAGTCGTACTCGATCACTTCGAATTCGTGGGAGTACACCGGCGACGGTCAGGCGCTCGCTTACGAAGCCGGTGCCGAACTCATCGACATGGAGTTCGTGCAGTTCCATCCGACCGGCATGGTGTGGCCGCCCGGCGTGCAGGGCATCCTGGTGACCGAGGGTGTGCGTGGCGAGGGCGGCATTCTTCGCAACAGCGCGGGCGAGCGCTTCATGTGGAAGTACCTGCCCGAGAACCGCCGTCACGAGTACGCCGAATCCGAGGACGAAGCGCGGCGCTGGCTCGAGGCTTCGGTGGCCGGCAAGCAGACCGATGCGCGCCGACCGCCCGAGCTGTCGACGCGCGATAATGTGGCGCGCGCGATCTACACCGAGAACAGAGAGGGCCGCGGCACGCCGCACGGCGGCGCGTTCCTCGACATCAGCTACCTGCCGGCGGAGCGCGTGAAGCGCAAGCTTCCTTCGATGTACCACCAGTTCCTCGAGCTCGCAGACGTCGACATCACGAAGCAGGCGATGGAGGTCGGCCCGACCACGCACTACATGATGGGAGGGATCCGTGTGGATCCCGATACCGCGGCGTCGAACGTACCGGGTCTCTACGCGGCCGGAGAGGCGGCAGCAGGCCTGCACGGCGCGAACCGGCTGGGCGGCAACTCGCTCTCGGACCTGCTGGTGTTCGGCAGGCGGGCGGGAGCCGCGGCGGCGGCCTACGCGACATCGATCACCGCCACGCTGCACATCGCCGACGACGAGATCGAGGCGGAGACGCGCGATCTGCTCGCCCCGTTCGGCCGCAGCGGCGGCGAGAGTCCCTTCGAAGTCCATCGAGCGCTGCAGGTCCTGATGCAGGCGCAGGTCGGTATCTTCCGTACCGCCTCGGATCTCGAGGCCGCGGTCGAGGCGCTCGCCGGGCTGAACGCGCGCGCCGCGCGCGTGGCCGTCGAGGGTTCGCGCCTGTTCAATCCGGGCTGGCACCTGGTACGCGACCTTCGCAATATGCTGATGGTCTCGGAGGCGATCGCGCGTTCCGCGGCGCTGCGGCGCGAGAGTCGTGGCGCCCACTCGCGCCTCGACTATCCGAATCTCGATCCGGCGTCGAGCGAGTTCAATACCTGCATCGTGCGCGAGCATGGCGCGATGAAGCTGACCACGCTTCCGCTGGCTCCGATGCCTGCGGATCTCAAGGCGCTGTTCGAAGCCAAGTCGCCGGTCGCCCAGTCGTGA
- the kdsA gene encoding 3-deoxy-8-phosphooctulonate synthase, producing MKRFSIGAAEAGSERLLIVAGPCVIENAEMCFEVASHLRRACEARGLPFVFKASYRKANRSSVRSFEGPPPAEALAILARVKREVGVPILTDVHDESEIAAAAEVADVLQIPAFLSRQTSLLQAAARSGRAVNVKKGQFLAPSDMQQVIEKLTAGGCERILLTERGTTFGYGDLVVDMRGLVVMRGFGWPVLYDATHSLQRPGGETSGGRREFAFPLMRAAVGCGVEGVFFEAHPEPARALSDSATQLPLAETERFLDEACRMHEAARERAHA from the coding sequence ATGAAGCGTTTCTCGATCGGCGCTGCCGAGGCGGGTTCCGAGCGGCTGCTGATCGTCGCCGGCCCGTGCGTGATCGAGAATGCCGAAATGTGCTTCGAAGTCGCCTCGCACCTGCGGCGAGCATGCGAGGCGCGCGGGCTGCCGTTCGTCTTCAAGGCGTCGTATCGCAAGGCGAACCGCTCGAGCGTCCGATCGTTCGAGGGTCCGCCTCCGGCCGAGGCGCTCGCGATCCTCGCTCGGGTCAAGCGCGAAGTCGGTGTTCCGATCCTCACCGACGTCCATGACGAATCCGAGATCGCCGCCGCCGCCGAGGTCGCCGACGTGCTGCAGATTCCGGCGTTCCTGTCGCGTCAAACTTCGCTGTTGCAGGCGGCGGCGCGCAGCGGTCGCGCGGTCAACGTGAAGAAGGGTCAGTTCCTCGCGCCGTCCGACATGCAGCAGGTGATCGAAAAGCTGACCGCAGGCGGCTGCGAGCGCATCCTGCTGACCGAACGCGGTACGACGTTCGGATACGGTGACCTGGTCGTGGACATGCGCGGCCTGGTGGTGATGCGCGGCTTCGGCTGGCCGGTGCTCTACGACGCGACGCACAGCCTTCAGCGACCGGGCGGCGAAACCAGCGGGGGTCGGCGCGAGTTCGCATTCCCATTGATGCGTGCCGCGGTCGGATGCGGCGTCGAGGGGGTGTTCTTCGAAGCGCATCCCGAGCCGGCACGCGCGCTCTCCGATTCCGCGACCCAGCTGCCGCTCGCGGAGACCGAGCGCTTCCTCGACGAAGCATGCCGCATGCACGAAGCGGCGCGCGAGCGCGCCCATGCCTGA
- a CDS encoding DUF4034 domain-containing protein codes for MGRTLQKFLLAVLLLALIAIVGLPYLSQWAVRSLATGEFRRAESVWRTKYVAPFRARLELRAFDALEAKAAELRSSRECFPSGVAKLGAFYEETFGRLPQERMRDPDAWLLHLERLREWVDTRPGSITARVALAHALIGRAWAARGGGWASSVSEARAQSFEHDLDEARQLLLSCAPAARDEAEWYRALMKTQHGLGDDPAYRETYRIAFDRFPEDERFHIGMAGHLMPRWFGQPGEWERFAESCASQLPDSIGDEMYVRMLVDQDRFALNLFREHPQLSWERTRRGADAWHRRCPGSTQPMSALALFAWQTGHREDARRAFEAIGDTLELDVWHFDFRFGDARKWAQAGVPALANRD; via the coding sequence ATGGGTCGCACCCTGCAAAAGTTCCTGCTCGCCGTATTGCTGCTGGCGTTGATCGCGATCGTCGGGCTTCCCTACCTGTCGCAATGGGCGGTGCGCTCGCTCGCCACCGGCGAATTCCGGCGCGCCGAGTCCGTGTGGCGCACGAAGTACGTCGCGCCGTTTCGAGCGCGTCTCGAGTTGCGAGCATTCGACGCGCTCGAAGCGAAGGCCGCCGAGCTGCGCTCGAGCCGCGAGTGCTTTCCGAGCGGGGTCGCGAAACTCGGCGCATTCTACGAGGAGACGTTCGGCCGACTGCCGCAGGAGCGAATGAGGGATCCGGATGCGTGGCTGCTGCACCTGGAGCGCCTGCGCGAGTGGGTGGACACGCGACCGGGCTCGATCACGGCGCGCGTCGCCCTCGCCCACGCGCTCATCGGCCGCGCCTGGGCGGCGCGCGGTGGCGGATGGGCATCCTCGGTCTCCGAGGCACGCGCGCAGAGCTTCGAGCACGATCTCGACGAAGCACGTCAGCTGCTCCTGAGCTGCGCTCCCGCGGCGCGTGACGAGGCCGAGTGGTACCGCGCGCTGATGAAGACCCAGCACGGCCTCGGCGATGACCCGGCGTATCGCGAGACCTATCGGATCGCGTTCGATCGCTTTCCCGAAGACGAGCGGTTTCACATCGGCATGGCCGGGCACCTCATGCCGCGCTGGTTCGGCCAACCCGGGGAGTGGGAACGGTTCGCCGAGAGCTGCGCGTCGCAACTCCCGGATTCGATCGGCGACGAAATGTACGTGCGCATGTTGGTCGACCAGGATCGATTCGCCTTGAACCTGTTCCGCGAGCATCCGCAGCTGTCGTGGGAACGCACGCGACGCGGAGCGGATGCGTGGCACCGTCGCTGCCCGGGCTCCACCCAGCCGATGAGCGCGCTCGCGCTGTTCGCGTGGCAGACGGGACACCGTGAGGACGCCCGACGCGCGTTCGAAGCGATCGGCGACACCCTGGAGCTGGACGTGTGGCACTTCGACTTCCGATTCGGCGATGCCCGCAAGTGGGCGCAGGCCGGAGTCCCGGCGCTCGCGAACCGCGACTAG
- a CDS encoding HAD hydrolase family protein: MPERRAPSGRAGDLRYAAPVDGPVRVLFLDVDGTMTDGLITMRADGDARNFWVRDGLALEWARDSGLLPIVISGRASLAVEARMRDLKLECYLGIKDKVAVAEKVLAREKARWIECAMVGDDLPDVPMLKRVGWPIAVADAAPQVIEFARDVTLARAGFGAVREAVEMLLQHNGRWDDVLRRYEVIE; this comes from the coding sequence ATGCCTGAGCGTCGCGCTCCGAGCGGCCGTGCAGGCGACCTGCGCTATGCGGCGCCGGTGGACGGACCGGTGCGCGTGCTGTTCCTGGACGTCGACGGAACGATGACCGACGGGTTGATCACCATGCGCGCCGACGGGGATGCCCGGAACTTCTGGGTGCGCGACGGACTGGCGCTCGAGTGGGCGCGCGACTCGGGATTGCTCCCGATCGTGATCTCGGGCCGCGCGTCGCTGGCGGTCGAGGCGCGGATGCGTGATCTCAAACTCGAGTGCTACCTCGGGATAAAGGACAAGGTCGCGGTGGCCGAGAAGGTGCTCGCCCGGGAGAAGGCGCGCTGGATCGAGTGTGCGATGGTCGGCGACGACCTGCCGGACGTCCCGATGCTGAAGCGTGTCGGCTGGCCGATCGCGGTCGCGGACGCCGCACCGCAGGTGATCGAGTTCGCGCGCGACGTCACGCTGGCCCGCGCCGGATTCGGCGCCGTTCGCGAGGCGGTCGAGATGCTGCTTCAGCACAACGGGCGCTGGGACGACGTGCTCAGGCGCTACGAGGTCATCGAGTGA
- the lptC gene encoding LPS export ABC transporter periplasmic protein LptC, whose amino-acid sequence MPRQDRPFQARAPRFPWFGIACLAVLGLTLLAGCGHERTARTGAASAELPDQEVSDFSVDETDAGAIQWKLYAQSAAIYNARALIAGRVVRVDFFGRDGKRTSTLTADEGELHQVAHDMIARGHVVMQTTEGTRMTTEELRFDNDSQKIFSDRFVRIERRGNVLTGYGFESDPNLEHYEFKREVKAVVRTQSGGGISEGPR is encoded by the coding sequence ATGCCTCGTCAGGACCGGCCCTTCCAAGCTCGTGCACCGCGTTTCCCGTGGTTTGGGATCGCGTGTCTGGCCGTGCTCGGGCTGACGCTGCTGGCGGGCTGCGGGCACGAACGCACGGCCCGAACCGGCGCCGCCTCGGCCGAGCTTCCCGACCAGGAAGTGAGCGACTTCTCGGTCGACGAGACCGACGCCGGCGCGATCCAGTGGAAGCTCTACGCCCAGAGCGCTGCAATCTACAACGCACGTGCGCTGATCGCGGGACGCGTGGTGCGTGTCGACTTCTTCGGCCGCGACGGCAAGCGCACCTCGACGCTGACCGCCGACGAAGGCGAACTGCATCAGGTCGCTCACGACATGATCGCCCGCGGTCACGTGGTCATGCAGACCACCGAGGGCACGCGCATGACGACCGAGGAGCTGCGATTCGACAACGACTCGCAGAAGATCTTCTCGGACCGTTTCGTGCGGATCGAACGGCGCGGCAACGTGCTCACCGGCTACGGATTCGAGAGCGATCCGAACCTCGAGCACTACGAGTTCAAGCGCGAGGTCAAGGCGGTGGTCCGGACTCAGTCGGGCGGCGGCATCAGTGAGGGGCCGCGATGA
- a CDS encoding CTP synthase: MAKMVVVTGGVVSSLGKGIAAASLGLLLKSRGLRVTLQKLDPYLNIDPGTMSPFQHGEVYVTDDGAETDLDLGHYERFTGVSVTRSHNVTAGQVYDSILSKERRGDYLGRTVQVIPHVTDEIKRRIHSLSLASEADVHIVEIGGTVGDIESLPFLEAVRQLKLEHRRDVLFVHVTLVPFIKAAGEVKTKPTQHSVKELREIGIQPDILLCRSEAPLPTEVRNKIALFCNVPEEAVIAATDVSSIYEVPGVFHEGGLDDLVVRELGIEAGDTELKAWNAFVTRVTQPTRQCTIGIVGKYTHVRDAYKSIMESFIHAGAAHQARVELRWIEGEDLEREGAAAQLAELDGVLVPGGFGERGIEGKVLAARFARERGIPYFGLCLGMQVATIEFARSVAGWPEANSSEFDHGASHKVIDLLSEQTGVTEKGGTMRLGSYRCALKPGSLAARAYGKTEVEERHRHRYEFNNKYATQLQSRGLVLSGKCVGRELVEIVELPDHPWFLAVQFHPELKSRPHDPHPLFVDFVRAALERRLARLGHNDFQPHHDPRVSDEEHDELPSRATRRGAGSEA, from the coding sequence ATGGCCAAGATGGTGGTGGTGACCGGTGGCGTCGTGTCGTCGCTCGGCAAGGGGATTGCCGCGGCTTCGCTCGGGCTGTTGCTGAAGAGTCGGGGACTACGCGTGACGCTTCAGAAGCTCGATCCCTACCTGAACATCGATCCGGGCACCATGAGCCCGTTCCAGCACGGCGAGGTCTACGTCACCGACGACGGAGCGGAAACCGATCTCGACCTCGGGCACTACGAACGCTTCACCGGAGTCTCGGTCACGCGCAGCCACAACGTCACCGCCGGACAGGTCTACGACTCGATTCTTTCCAAGGAGCGGCGCGGCGACTACCTGGGACGCACCGTGCAGGTGATTCCGCACGTGACCGACGAGATCAAGCGCCGCATTCACTCGCTGAGCCTTGCCTCCGAGGCCGACGTCCACATCGTCGAGATCGGCGGCACGGTCGGCGACATCGAATCGCTGCCGTTTCTGGAGGCGGTTCGCCAGCTCAAGCTCGAGCATCGGCGCGACGTGCTGTTCGTGCACGTGACGTTGGTGCCGTTCATCAAGGCGGCGGGCGAGGTCAAGACCAAGCCGACTCAGCACAGCGTGAAGGAGCTGCGCGAGATCGGCATCCAGCCCGACATCCTGCTGTGCCGCAGCGAAGCACCGCTGCCGACCGAGGTGCGCAACAAGATCGCGCTGTTCTGCAATGTGCCCGAGGAAGCCGTGATTGCGGCGACCGACGTGAGCTCGATCTACGAGGTGCCCGGCGTCTTCCACGAAGGCGGACTCGACGATCTGGTGGTGCGCGAGCTCGGCATCGAGGCGGGGGACACCGAACTCAAGGCGTGGAACGCGTTCGTGACCCGCGTCACGCAGCCGACGCGCCAGTGCACGATCGGCATCGTCGGCAAGTACACGCACGTGCGCGACGCCTACAAGAGCATCATGGAGTCGTTCATCCATGCAGGCGCGGCGCATCAGGCGCGCGTCGAACTGCGCTGGATCGAAGGTGAGGACCTGGAGCGCGAGGGGGCGGCCGCACAGCTCGCGGAGCTCGACGGGGTGCTGGTCCCCGGAGGCTTCGGTGAGCGCGGGATCGAGGGCAAAGTGCTGGCGGCGCGATTCGCCCGCGAGCGCGGCATTCCGTACTTCGGACTGTGTCTGGGCATGCAGGTCGCGACGATCGAATTTGCGCGCTCGGTGGCCGGATGGCCGGAAGCGAACTCCAGCGAGTTCGATCACGGTGCGTCGCACAAGGTGATCGATCTGTTGAGCGAGCAGACCGGCGTGACCGAGAAGGGTGGCACCATGCGGCTCGGCTCGTATCGTTGCGCGCTCAAGCCCGGCAGCCTCGCGGCGCGCGCTTACGGTAAGACCGAAGTCGAGGAGCGTCACCGTCACCGCTACGAGTTCAACAACAAGTACGCGACCCAGCTGCAGTCGCGCGGGCTGGTGCTGTCGGGCAAGTGCGTGGGTCGCGAACTGGTCGAGATCGTCGAGCTGCCGGACCACCCGTGGTTCCTGGCCGTTCAGTTCCACCCCGAACTCAAGTCGCGCCCGCACGATCCGCACCCGCTGTTCGTCGACTTCGTGCGCGCGGCGCTGGAACGCCGCCTGGCGCGACTCGGCCACAACGATTTCCAGCCTCACCATGATCCGCGCGTGTCCGATGAGGAACACGACGAGCTGCCGAGCCGTGCGACGCGTCGGGGCGCGGGGTCGGAAGCATGA